One Salvia miltiorrhiza cultivar Shanhuang (shh) chromosome 6, IMPLAD_Smil_shh, whole genome shotgun sequence genomic window, ATCCTCTATTACCGATcatatcatattttatatttccgCATTATCTATATATTTCACATGCATTGCACAACATTATAATTTTACTCTCGTCGATCAGTTAATTATCATGACATTTAATGCACTTGAAGTTGGAATGTGGTATTTGCCCAATGATActaacaaaataatttaatgCACATAAAGTAAAAGTGTGGTATTTCCCAATAAGATATCATATTAATATTTAGGGATGTTAATCGATCCATCGAATTTTGGGCCAATTAATTTATCAAGTTGTGTATAGTATATGAGTTGTGGGTTATTTGAGTTATAAATTTTTAGTGTTAACTCTAAACTTTCAGTATATATAGGTTAATCCGTCGAATTAGTCGGGCtccaaaatttaattaaaaaaaaataactatcacTCTTTCCGTTGATAAAATTTaatactttttctttttgaaatgtCTGCAAAAATCCATGTCAGTACCTTCTAGAAAGTTTTATCATGGAtgaatgaaatatatttttcttaataattttatatttaataacaaataaatacaCACATAAATAAGTGATATTTTAACATTGacttacataaaaattaatatgTAATTCTTAGAGGGATTGTGATGTATGTACGcacttttttcttaaatgattattactccctccgtccacgaaagaacttcctatttttctatttcgggacgttcacgaaagaacttcatactttttcctattttgggacaataccccaccaaagacaattcccaccactcaaataacattaattaaaacaacacaataaattattaatactttttcacaattcccaatacactttacatccttttctccactctcaatacactatacaacattttattaaaacccgtgccactccctcctaggaagttctttcatggacggagggagtattttctaACTTTTACATCTAAAACACAGAAAAGTAaaatgatgagtataacttttgaatattgaatcaaaatacatttcactaACCTTTGTACAAAAAAACTTATTATACTAACATTCAAAGTAATGaaattggaaaataaaaaaatagatagtCCTACTAATACATTGCTTTCGGGTCAGTCTTATAAGACCCGGGTTATTTTAAGTTGCCAGATTATTTGGGTTCGAATATTTTTGAAGcctcttttaattttattatcaaTGCATTCGGGTGAGGTCACGGGTTTGAAGCTGAATTGGCatgtattactccctctgtcccgcttcaaatgtctcctttcttttgaacacatagattaagaaatgtgtataaagtagataaagtgagtataaaatagataaagtgagttggtggaaattgtttaaatattaaatatagagagagagtgtattgcaaaaaaaaaaaaaatgagacatttgaagtCGGagaacccaaaatagaaaatgagacatttggaatgggagggagtaataattaataatatcaaTATAGAAAATGATAAGAATGGAATTATATAAAGGAAGCGATAGTGGTGATATATATGGTGCATGGCAGATTCTAATAGGAGGTCGGGATTGGAGAGAGCATTCATCCGGAAAAGAAGGAGCAGAAAGATACAGAACTCAAAACCTCCCAACCCACACCACCCCAGGAGCCTACGAGCTCGGCATCGCCACCTCAGCTGCGCCAGCCCGCAACCTTGAGGCGGCCTCGGTGATCCCCGTGTATCTCGGCCATGCCGGCGACGTTAGGGCTAGGCTTCAGAGGTACGGCCGCAGCGGCGCTCATTTAGGGCATCACCTCTTCTCCGGCGTATTCTCCACAGACTTGCCGATCGTATACCGATGGGCTCGTGTGAGTATCACGTGCTCGTCTTCGTGTTGGTGTTGGTGTGATTGAATTTTGGTAGGTATGTATAATAGATGGAAAGCAAAGAGCGCGCAGAGAGGATGGAGGATGAGCTGCTGGGGTTGTACGACTACGCCTGGAATAAGAGAAACAACGCGCATCGTCGCCCTCACCATATACTATCAATGCTCACCCACAAACAATCACAATTTCATTTTTCCACTTTTCTTCTCCTATatttaaaaacaatcaaatgcTCTATGCTTACATTTTGCACGCCTCCTAAATGAATTCAATACTTCCTccactcatcatcatcatcatcatcatcatatagGATAGGATGATGTGTTGTAATTTTATAACCATATAtacataattattttctaatCCTAAATATCGTTCCTTCCTTGCGATCTTCTAATAATTAGTgcattaattaatactcctaCTTGAATTCCCCcgatttatttatatttgaatctCATCATTTCGATGGTTACAGCCCAACTAACAGTTGAAGCCAtcccatttatttatatttgaatctGATTTCGATAGTTACAGCCCAATTCAACAGTTGAATTCCTGTGATCTTATCCATTTCATACTtcatctatataatatactaCTGTATTACATATTCATTTTCTAAGAACAAgctccaaaaaataaaatataaattactaggaaccaatatatatacattttgcCTTTAATTCCAGAATGATAGACATGTATATATAGGATAAATCATAAATGtacaatactttttttttttttttgagaacctTCTCGTAAATGTACAACAcactttattatatatataagaataatTAGACAAATTTCACTCAAAACAATCGTGAAATTAATACAAAATATGCATGACAAAAAGTAATACATATGCAGAAAAAAGGTAGGTACAAGTGTGTGTTTGTGCAAGTCTATGCAAACATGAAAGCAAACAAGAGGGAGAAAATGTGGATGGAATAAGCAGATAGTAGTGGTGAGGAATTGGATCCGGCGCCGCCTGCACCACGAGCTCTCCTCTTTATTTCGACATTAATCATCTTTCTCCCAACGCACATTTGTTCCCTACAGATTGCCACCACGTGACTTTCGTCAGCGTGGGTTTTCAATGGAAAATCGGATACCAACAAAAGCACTAGTAGTATTGCTACACAGACTGCGCGTTTCATTCTATCAAGCCTGCCTAAGGTATCTAACTAGGAAATCATAGCCTTATATATAAGGACACCAATTAAtgctttttatttaatattgtagaCGTATTCAACATTATGTAGAGATCATCAAGAGCTGGCGTATACAACTATATATCACTATAAGTGTACATGATGTGACACAAAGTAATAATGTTACTTCATACATTTAGGTTGACTGGGAAATCCAGCTGCATAAAATAAGGAAATAAGGTTGATCATATATATACGTGCGAACCGCCTTGGAAAACTACCAGGATTACATTAATGTCATTTTATACGCTCGACAGCCCTCGGCTCGATTCAGTCTAAAATGAAACGCTGTCGCGTCTGAAACTAGGGCAAAGCTGAGATGATTGAATAGCATATAAGAGAAAGGAGAAAAAGACGTTCCAAACGCTGCCGTTCTGCCCCTATTTTCAATtgcatataaaatataattccaGCTAGATTAAAAGAGTCCACATGAATTTGTCATATTGTAACTCCGACAATCCATGTCAGTTTCTAATTATCGAAAAAAAATTGCAGGACACGGACGATATTTTTGTGATAGGTTGGATACCGTTTTGATATTATCATCAGGTTAGGACATTTTTGAGAATTCGTTAAAACGATGGGACAGAAAGTGACATTTACCCTAAaattattaatgaataaatcaaaatataataaactaGTATTAATAATATATGTCTAAATAAACCTATGAAAAATGTCATAAATTATTTAAGTACGAAGAAAAACgaactttatattttttcttgtttgatttttttgacGATTAGGGAACTTGTCTTCTTATTTTTGGTTTGCGACAGAATGTTGTTCAGTGGGTCATCAAATTTTTTCTTgactattatttttttcttttgcagTTTAGTAGGTTGCAAAagcttaaaattaaaaaaaaaaaagatcagtAATGGTTCCCCATTCCCCCGTGATGATTTGAACCCTCGATGATTAGAAGAGAAGCTTCTTACCAACTGAGCTGCGCttcatttaataattttttaataactcACGCTCATAATTTCTATCTCCGAATTCCCATTTCCGATGGCCGACCAGCCGCTCAAACCCCCAAAACGACCCCGACCGACCTCCGAAAAGAAATGGTCTCTCTCTGATTTCGACGTCGGCAAACCCCTCGGCAAAGGTAAATTCGGCAGGGTGTATGTCGCTCGCGAAATCAAGGTGAATTTTCATGGCCCACTTTCACCTTTAATCACGACCATCACCTTCAAGAATTCCAAATTCTCCAACAAGCACCCTCATAGGTTTTGCAGTTACAAGTTAGGAGGCTGAGAAAAGAAGAATTAGTGATTTCAAATTTGCTATGCAGTTTTGCATCAGAATTTCTAAATGGAGATCTGGATTTGCTTCTGTCTTTCAATGCAGTGGTTTTGTcttggaatttcaataaatgcAGTTTCTGAATCTTGCTGGTAGTATATCTTTAATGCTGTCTTTCCTTTCATGGTTTGCTACATTATATGTCTTTCTTATTCTATCAACTAAGATAAAGGGCCATTTTTTAAGATTTTGATTCGTCTttcttgtgttgcattgttttcagTAAGCGGTTTCAGCCCTGAGAAGTCTGATCATAGCAGTGTGATGGATTCTGAACCAGGAAGATGTAGGAGAACTGATGGAAGAAAGTGGAGATGCAGCAAGAATGTGGTTCCACTCCAGAAATACTGCCAACGGCACATGCACCGGGGTCGTCAATGTTCAAGAAAGCACGTGGAACCTGTTCAGAGAGTACCGATTCCTAATAATCATCGAACCTCGGATGCCTATAATGTCTTTAGTTGCATCTGATGTAGATGATAGAGTTTCTGTTTCTATCCAGAGTGATCTCGGTCCCAGCCAACCCCGTTACACCTATAGAAGTGGTTTCCCAGCTGTTTATGGGAGTCATGATGCAATATTAGCCAACAATAGCATCGGTCTCAACTATGCCCCGAGCACCTGTTCTAGTTCGAGGGCTAACTGCTTGATCAGTGGGGTGATCATGGTGATGGCAAGTTTATTCTTGATGATGCCGATCCTATAAACTTGAGTTACAGGAAGCAGAATGTAGTCGGAAACAACTACGTGGGCTTCAATTCTCTGAGATATGGTTTGTCTCCCAAGAGTGTTCTTAATGCTGCAGGTTTGTTTAGAATGAGAAGTAGATACTTACTTTACACTTCACATAAGATTGCTCCAATCTTAGGCTTCTTGTTGTCTGTCCAAACAAACTGTGTTGGTGGTTGTTGTAGTCATGCTAAGTTTGGGATCCTTTCCTTGCTAGGCAAAATCGGGCTGGGGTCGGGAACCATGGAAGGCGGAGTACAGAGATGCCGGAGAACAGATGGCAAGAAATGGCAATGCAGGCGAAACGCCCTCCACAACCACAAGTACTGTGAGGCACACATGCACAGAGGGGCGAAGAGGCTCGTGGTGAAGCCTGAATATTCGAGGTGTTCTAAACCGACTCCTGCTTCGAAAGCTCAAGCATCCTGTCTCATAACTAGAAATCTTGACAGCGGCATCAACTTGAACACAGTACCAGCAAGCCCTCAGCGTGGCACGAGCAATGATTCTAATAGCAGCACCAGCGACGCCACAACCATCACAGACGAAAACATTAGCTATTGTCTCAGCAACAACTCCCTTCACCATGGCTAGAGATCAGTGGAAAATTTGCAGTAACAGGACATTATATCAACCCTAGTATTGAGAAACTGGCTGATTTAGATTGAATAAGGTTTTGGTGTATGTATTTTGGTAGTGCTTATTGGGATCCAAGGATAACTTATACCTGACTTGCTGGGTTTTTTTGTGTTACTTTGTGAATAAGTAGAAACGCACTGTGGCCTGTGGTTGTTACATGGAGTATTTCATTTCCATAACTCTTGTCAATAGATTtaatacagagagagagagagagttaatgAAACCTTTTAGTAGCAACTGATGTATTGAAGCATTGAAGGCAAAGACTAGCGCTTTATGTACATAGCAAAAAGTGAAACTGAATCCAGACTTTACAATGTCACATTCAAAATAGATAATACAAGCCAAACATTAAAGAGTGTCATATCCTATCTCTTCAATTCAATGAGTACGAAGATGACAGGTTGGTGATTTTATATCTTCTCATTGAACTTGGAATTATGTCAGTTGAGTCAAAATAGCAAAAAGATTATTGCATAATGCTAATTTGGGCAGATCCCCAAAGGATTGGCATTCTTCGTGATCCAAGGATGTTCCATGATCTTCTCAAGAGACAGCCTTTTTGATGACTCCTTCACAAGAAGCTGCACGAAAAGGCTGTGCAATCAAGAAgcgaagaaaaataaagaaaccaTCGTCCTATGTGAAAGTGAGAAACAATATTACCTTGCTAATGAGATCTTTAGCTTCTTCTGAAACCTCAGGGGTGGAAGGAAAGGTTAAATCAACCTTCAATATCCTACAGGGTTGAATATAGTTCATTACTAAGTTTTGAATGAAATCTGCTGAGGGTAAGAAAAGACAGAAACTGTTCCATACCTTTTGAATGTATCCCTCTGGCTTTCAGCCTCAAATGGAGGGACACCATATAAGAACTCGTAGCAGAGAACGCCCAATGTCCAGTTATCAACAGAATAATCATGCGCTTTGTTCTCCACCATTTCTGGTGCTAAGTAGTCCAAGGTTCCACACATAGTGTGTCTTTTGCTTCTGGACTGTACAGACCAACCAAAATCTGCTATTTTCAGCCGACCCTACAAGTGATACAGAATTAGGTATAATTTCaaagacataatttaatttgtttattgaGATATTTTTTTTCGTAAGCTCATTTTTCAAGTTGTTTTACTTCTCTCACAAACATATCATGCAACTCTACACTTTCCATCACCACATGGAACAGAGAGGAAGGAGCAGTTCAAAGAACTCAACTTTTTCTGCTTGGATGAAATAAATACTAGTTTTCTCACAGCCATGAAGCAGGATATTATGATTTTCTTGCACTGTATAAGGCTACATTATCCTCTTTTATGTATATACGACTTCAGAATATGATTCAACCCATGAGAAAGCTTCACAAGCAGCTAGAAAATCGACCAAGCCAAAACCGATTTTCATTATAACCTCTGGATTGCGCTTAAAGACATAAGAATATTATGATCAGTTTGTTTAAGAACTAAGCAAGGCACGGTTTCGAATGGGTGAAGTGGTAAAGTAACAAACAAACTCACAGTAAATAGATTAACTTAACATAATCGTGATGATTTAGCTTAGTAAATGCCAATTCATGCATCCATCTTTGAGAGCAAGCCATACCTCATGATCAAGCAACAAATTTTCTGGCTTGATGTCTCTGTGAATAACATGCTTTTCATGACAGTACGCCAGAGCGTTTGTGAGACTAACTATGTACTGATTTAACAGAATTAAAACACCAAGAACAAAAGGCAGATTAGTCAACAAAGCTTCAAAAAAGTAATAGAATATGAGCAGCATAAATGCAGATGCGCACAAAAACAGCAGAGCAGGGAGCGATAGTTTTACCGTAGCAGCCTGTGTCTCGGAGAGGTGCCCCAATTTTCGAAGCTCTCTGTAGAGCTCGCCGCCGTGAGCGTACCCCAAAATCAAGAAAATCCGCTCGTCGTCGTGAAACCATCCGTGAAGCCTCAGCACATTGGGGTGGCGCAGGGCGGTTTGGATCTCCATCTCCCTCCGTAACTGGTGCTGCAAGTTATACTTCTGAATTTGCTCCTTGAATATCACTTTTAACGCCACGATGTACTTGCTCTACCCAAAAAAACAAACACAGAAGCTAAATTCTCACGCACGATGAGGTGATGGTCATGGTTAAAGGTGAAAGTGGGCCATGAAAATTCACCTTGATTTCGCGAGCGACATACACCCTGCCGAATTTACCTTTGCCGAGGGGTTTGCCGACGTCGAAATCGGAGAGAGACCATTTCCTTTCGGAGGTCGGTCGGGGTCGTTTTGGGGGTTTGAGCGGCTGGTCGGCCATCGGAAATGGGAATTCGGAGATAGAATTAGGGATGGGGGAATGGGAGGGAACTGGGGGGATAGAATTCTCAGGCGCACGCGACGCGAGGGCCGGCCCTGCTGTGTATTTGGTGGGGCAATTGCCCTGGCCTCCAATTTTTGGGGCCCCATAATATTGGCCCAATAGTGTTAATacctagtaaaaaaaaattacgaatCCGATATGCTGCCAGCAATTAGAGAGTGAGAAAGAGGAGGGATTACTGTCTGTACGTTTTTTTGATGTAGATGACAGGTGTGTCGAAGCAGAAGGAGAAATGCTTGTGCTTTAATGGATAAATTGTTTTGAGTGTTTGTGGAATCCAAGTAAGCTTATTTTGGTTGAATGTATTTATAtaactagtgtataacccgtcgaatttcgacgggattttaaattataatttaaattgtttatatttttgtatataatataattaatttttaatcaatttagtttgatgtaataaaatttacattatactaatcttaattatattcgtcaattaaatattagtaattttttgttagaatagtaaaaatacccgtttatataaattttgtacatttttaatatattgatggataagaaataatttaagatctcatttTTTatctaagcatcatctcatctcatgatcatcaagaactcgaaagacgatatctgacttttgagcattatctcgtcTAGACCCTAAAATACTATGCTTGACTTAATGCGTCAGTCATTTGAACATCACTATCTAatgctttaaatatcataattcacttctaaacatcattttcattatgagcttgaaagaccaaggctgacttgtgagattataactaacttctaaacatcatcttgtatagAGCTTAAAAAATCACCATTTGTGCATCATCTTATTTAGAGCTTAAAATATCATAACTGagtttcaagcatcatttcgtttggagtttgaaagaataaaactaattcgtgagaatcatcttgtttgaagtttgaaagactataactaagttatgagaatcatctcgtctaaggcttgagaaaattgatgtgatattcaaattatataatCAATGtgcttatttatgttttttttcatGGCAAAGTTCAATAAAGATCAATGTGAGAATGAtaaaatatcaatgtgggaacgATGATAAGCTAATGTATGAATGaagattaaatattttatttagatatatcattATGTGATTAATGTGGAAATGaagatttatttcaaattattttatacgacctaattaaattgaagaatttatttattttatatatatcttggtatcattttctttattttatatgatcaaattaaattgaataacttatttatttaaaatatatgtaagtattattttatatgatcaaattcaattgaagaacatatttatttcaaaaacatctatacttttatttaggttagcaaatattgaaatctaattacaatttttttagacCTTGAAAATTACGAAgtttaacataaatataaatttaatgtgaaatACTATTGCAACTATAAAAAATGTGGTAAACTATTTtttatctgaaatacatattataagtatttctttatcaagATTTTCTcatgattaaatttaatagaatatcaatgtgggaaagaTAGATGATCTAATATATTCACGaagattgagccttttatttaggtactgaattgatgaagtttagtagaaattcaatgtgggatatatgaaaacaaatgtaaaaATATCATAAAGTGTAGAATTGAGAGTGAACAATACTAAATTGTGAAAGTGCCACTTATGATAGAGAATAGTGAAGAGCTCTTCAATGTGTAGCTCTTTATATAAtcaatagattatttatttaaaatacatctAAGCCTTCAATTTTCCTACTCATCTCTTCTATGCGGATGACATCATTATCTTCTGCAAAGCTACGGTTCGGAATGCCCGAAAAGTCCAGGAAATTCTTAGATATTATGGTTCGATTTCGGGCCAGTACTGCAGTCAAGAGAAGTCGAACCTTTTCTTTGCTAGGCGTGTTCCAACGGATAGAAGGAGAGCTATCCGTCGTGAGCTGGGGTTTTCTCTTGGCAGTTTACCGATGACTTATTTGGGGGTTCCTATCTTTGTTGGGCGCCCACGGTCTTCGTACTTTATGCCGATCTTTGATAAGATTGTGAACAAGTTTGCTAGATGGAAGGGGCTCCAACTTTCTATGGCAGGAAGACTTTGTCTTGTGCAATCGGTTATTCAGAGTTCGATTGTTCATTCTATGATGGTGTACAAATGGCCGAAGAATCTGCTCCATTCGCTTGACAGGAAATGTAGGAATTTTGTATGGACTGGGAGCACTGATTTAAAACCCAATTGTTCTGTCAGCTGGGGTCGAGTGTGTTCACCGAAGGAGGAAGGGGGTCTCGGTGTTCGTTCTTTCACTCTGATGAACCAGTCCTATCTTATGAAGTTGGCTTGGCGTATGATTATTGGTCAGGATTGGGCTCACAAGATTATTCGGTCTAGATATCTTAATAACTTCGGTTATGCTAAGCATTCTATTGCGAACTCTGCTATTTGGATTGGTGTTAAAAGGGAAGTGAATAAACTGGTGGATAATACTTACTCTTGCATTGATAGGGGCGAAAATACCTATTTTTGGAAGGAtgactggcttgggtataaGTTAGTTGATAAGCTTAAAATTCCGCATTACATGCATGATTTTCTTAATTATTCGATACAAGATTATTTCTATGACGGGTTGTGGCATTTCTCGGCTTCTTTTGCCAATCGCTTCTCGGAGGTTGTTGCCGATATCCTTTTGCTTCCTATGACGGGAGATTCTGACCGTAGATTTTGGAAGCCTTCGGTTAGGGGGGAGGTGACTGCGGCTCTGGCTTTTTCGAGTATTTGTCATCGGTTTCCTCAGGTTACATGGGGTAAATGGATTTGGGATTCTTATATACCGGTTCGGCGCTCTATCCTGTGTTGGAGAGTCATTCATGGACGTCTTCCCACTTTGGACACTTTGATTCGGTGTGGCATGATTGTTCCTAATGGTTGTCCCATTTGTCTTTCGGATGAAGAATCGATTGCTCATATTATGTGGCATTGTGAGAAGGTGAAATTTATCTGGAAAGAGTTTCTTTCTTGGTTCGACATGGGACCTCTTGGGGAGTGCATGGATATTTACGCTTTTCTCGTTGCGGCTTGGAACTCTTCTTTTAGCTCGCAACTTCAGGCTTTCTGGAAAGCGGGTATTATCACTATTATGTGGAAAATTTGGGATTGTCGAAATTCGGCGGTGTTTGACAGTTCTCGGTTTGAGCCTCGTGCGATTCTTGCCTTTGTGAAATCGTTCTTTAGAGAGATTGATGGCAATTTCAGTACTCTGGGAAATAGCAGAAACACTTGGTCTGATTATGTTATCACTAGAAATATTGGAGTCTCTACGCGTCCGGCTCCTCCTCCTCGTATGGTTGAAGTTCACTGGTGGCCACCAGTGAATCACTGGATTAAAGTCAACACCGACGACTCTGCTCGGGGTGCTCCTGGCGCCATTGCGGCCAGCGGTGTTTTCAGGGATAAATGGTCTGTTGTGAGAGGTTGTTTTCACATTAAAGGTGGCGTTGGttttgcttttgaagctgagcttTTGGCGGTGATTACTGCTATTAACCTCGCGCATGATCGTAATTGGTTACACTTGTGGATTGAGGTTGATTCAATGTATGTGGTGCATCTTTTGCAGTCGAAATCTTTAGATGTCCCGTGGCGTTTTATGGCGTTATGGAAAGGTGTTATCGATCGGCTTCGagatttcaatttaattgtCAGCCACATTTATAGAGAGGGCAATAGACCGGCGGATATTATGGCCAATGGTGATAGGAATGAGGGTTGGTGGCCCTTTCCGATTTCTGAGATTGAGCATGCTGTGGCTACTGACATGCACACGCatagccacgttcgtgtggctTGATTGCCGTTGGTGGGCTGTTTCGATTTTGACGTGTTGGTGGTTGGGTTTTTCGGATGTTTATCTCGGTGCATGGTTTTTGGGTGAAGAGGGTTtttggttggctgttgttggAGTCGAGGTGTTTATAAAGTTTGCGTTGTCTTGGAGATCGGGGTATGTTGCTGATGATCTAGACGACGTGTTTTCCAGCAGGGAGGTCCTCGTTCTTGGCCTTTGCGGGTGGTGCGTGCTGTTTGGGAGTCTCGGCGTCACTCTTCCCATGTTTTTGGCTTTGTTTCGCTTTTCTGTTATGCTTTTTAATTGATAGGTTTCTTCTGTTTTCTTTTAGTTGGAAGGTCtctttttcgatttttgttgGTGCCTTTTGGAACCGTTTTCCCAAAGCATTGAAGCCGAGCAACTTAAGGGTGATGGTCAGGCCGGAATCCTTGAAGTTGTCTCACTTCCGCTTTGATGCTGGGGTTTGGTTTTCTTTTCCTTatagacgagcactctttttccttttaaggttTCTCCCTCGCGGGTTTACttaaaaggttttaacgaggctcggcccgtAGTTTGCTCTCTTGTGCTCTCACGGGTTTCTTTGGTtccttttttcctttctttttaataaaagcttcatttaataaataaaatacatctaagcatcattttatttattttatatgaccaaatttatttgaatttatttttatttgcatTTTGAATTGTGAGATTTAATATAGATTCAATATATGTTAGAATGTTTTAGATCAATTGGGGAATGATAATGTATTTGAAGTAATTTTTCATGAGTAAACTAAATAgaagaatctatttattttccATACCCGTATTtgtttgaaaattaataaagaattattTACTATACATTTTGATTGAGGACCAATTTATAGTGATGCCTACTACTACTCATACTTATTTAagttattgaaatatatagataaTGAAATATAATTTGTTACATTAACTGATCATCCGTCTCAACAAAAACTCGAAAAATGAAAGGCTAATATATGAATGAAGATTATgccttttatttagatatatctTTATGAGATTAGTGGGGGAGtgaaatttatttcaaattattttacttgatcaaaattaaattgaagaaattatttattttgtatat contains:
- the LOC130988464 gene encoding serine/threonine-protein kinase Aurora-3-like translates to MADQPLKPPKRPRPTSERKWSLSDFDVGKPLGKGKFGRVYVAREIKSKYIVALKVIFKEQIQKYNLQHQLRREMEIQTALRHPNVLRLHGWFHDDERIFLILGYAHGGELYRELRKLGHLSETQAATYIVSLTNALAYCHEKHVIHRDIKPENLLLDHEGRLKIADFGWSVQSRSKRHTMCGTLDYLAPEMVENKAHDYSVDNWTLGVLCYEFLYGVPPFEAESQRDTFKRILKVDLTFPSTPEVSEEAKDLISKLLVKESSKRLSLEKIMEHPWITKNANPLGICPN
- the LOC130988465 gene encoding protein EFFECTOR OF TRANSCRIPTION 2-like, which codes for MSSLKMMGAYVVKKGCRKWYGQGCMLSFTCKRLLSSSSIPRINREDIKSISYDSSFSPWKILIGGRDWREHSSGKEGAERYRTQNLPTHTTPGAYELGIATSAAPARNLEAASVIPVYLGHAGDVRARLQRYGRSGAHLGHHLFSGVFSTDLPIVYRWARMESKERAERMEDELLGLYDYAWNKRNNAHRRPHHILSMLTHKQSQFHFSTFLLLYLKTIKCSMLTFCTPPK
- the LOC130990452 gene encoding uncharacterized protein LOC130990452, encoding MADQPLKPPKRPRPTSEKKWSLSDFDVGKPLGKGKFGRVYVAREIKEDVGELMEESGDAARMWFHSRNTANGTCTGVVNVQESTWNLFREYRFLIIIEPRMPIMSLVASDVDDRVSVSIQSDLGPSQPRYTYRSGFPAWGDHGDGKFILDDADPINLSYRKQNVVGNNYVGFNSLRYGLSPKSVLNAAGKIGLGSGTMEGGVQRCRRTDGKKWQCRRNALHNHKYCEAHMHRGAKRLVVKPEYSRCSKPTPASKAQASCLITRNLDSGINLNTVPASPQRGTSNDSNSSTSDATTITDENISYCLSNNSLHHG